The proteins below come from a single Salipiger abyssi genomic window:
- a CDS encoding xanthine dehydrogenase family protein molybdopterin-binding subunit translates to MNDQITQIRAVGQSHPRREAREKVTGRIEYIHNLRLPNMLYGKIFRSTVAHARIVSIDTSEAAACPGVDMVLTGEDIRKIMPDPHFGVMFHDQPVLALDKVRYVGEPVAIVLASDPNVAAEAVALIDVDYDELEPVFDEMEALSAETFVHDELKPGIPEIQFLKGVRDTNVGFPYQLRHGGDVDTAFEEADRVFEHTFRTHPSAHVPLEPPVTVAEPTGAGLTLHTANQSPSFVRYEISRLLGWPQHRIRVRVPYLGGGFGAKLWIRLEALVAAAALLAKRPVKVSLSMEEQFYTITKHGATLKIKSGLDKDGRITARKCEVFWNGGAYADIGPAVAFHAGMTAAGPYDIENVAIDSFSMYTNRPVAGAMRGFGHPQLIWAYENHTDMMAHELGIDPLEFRRRNILREGKEHATGTALNTSSVEKVLDRVAERLQWGKPFERGEGTVKRGRGFAIGIKASIAPSTSEAIVRLGADGSATLICATVDMGQGSDTAHAQIVAEVLNMPVEMVHVVHPDTDVAPYDTGTLGSRSLYHMGHAARLAAEDAKAKLEELAAEVGAQPGSNVPIWELFARKNGMPVGHVVGTASFIPDGHIPPDPMTGQSPHITPYWMLGATGAEVEIDTETGRVTVLKMINVADTGTQINPKIVDHQISGASIMQLGQTMQEKVHFDFGQVTNASFADYKIPSMLDIPQIETSILDGAEADGPFGAKGVGETGSFCVSSAIANAVFNAVGVRVSEMPITGETVYRAMRAAAGEPLEEE, encoded by the coding sequence ACCCAGATCCGTGCTGTCGGGCAGTCTCACCCGCGGCGCGAGGCCAGGGAAAAGGTGACCGGACGTATCGAATACATCCACAACCTGCGCCTGCCGAACATGCTCTACGGCAAGATCTTCCGCAGCACCGTGGCGCATGCCCGCATCGTCAGCATAGACACCAGCGAGGCCGCCGCCTGCCCCGGCGTCGACATGGTGCTGACCGGCGAGGATATCCGCAAGATCATGCCCGATCCGCATTTCGGCGTGATGTTCCACGACCAGCCGGTGCTGGCGCTCGACAAGGTGCGCTATGTCGGCGAACCCGTCGCCATCGTGCTGGCCTCCGACCCCAATGTCGCCGCCGAGGCGGTGGCGCTGATCGACGTGGACTATGACGAGCTTGAGCCGGTCTTTGACGAGATGGAGGCGCTGAGCGCCGAAACCTTCGTGCATGACGAGCTGAAACCCGGCATCCCGGAAATCCAGTTCCTCAAGGGCGTGCGCGACACCAATGTCGGCTTTCCCTATCAGCTCCGCCATGGCGGCGATGTCGACACCGCTTTTGAAGAGGCCGACCGGGTGTTCGAACACACGTTCCGCACCCACCCCTCGGCGCATGTGCCGCTGGAACCCCCCGTCACCGTGGCCGAGCCCACCGGCGCCGGGCTGACGCTGCACACCGCCAACCAGAGCCCGTCTTTCGTGCGCTACGAGATCTCGCGGCTGCTGGGCTGGCCGCAGCACAGGATCCGGGTGCGCGTACCCTATCTGGGCGGCGGCTTTGGCGCCAAGCTCTGGATCCGGCTGGAGGCGCTGGTCGCCGCCGCGGCGCTGCTGGCGAAACGCCCGGTGAAGGTCTCGCTCAGCATGGAAGAGCAGTTCTACACCATCACCAAGCACGGCGCGACGCTGAAGATCAAAAGCGGGCTCGACAAGGATGGCCGCATCACCGCGCGCAAATGCGAGGTGTTCTGGAACGGCGGCGCCTATGCCGATATCGGCCCGGCGGTGGCCTTTCACGCCGGCATGACGGCGGCCGGCCCCTACGATATCGAGAACGTCGCCATCGACTCCTTCTCGATGTACACCAACCGCCCCGTCGCGGGCGCCATGCGCGGTTTCGGTCATCCGCAGCTCATCTGGGCCTACGAGAACCACACCGACATGATGGCGCATGAGCTGGGCATCGACCCGCTCGAATTCCGCCGCCGCAATATCCTGCGCGAGGGCAAGGAGCACGCGACCGGCACCGCGCTCAACACCTCGTCGGTGGAAAAGGTGCTCGACCGGGTGGCCGAGCGGCTCCAATGGGGCAAGCCCTTCGAGCGGGGCGAGGGCACCGTCAAGCGCGGGCGCGGCTTTGCCATCGGCATCAAGGCGTCGATCGCGCCCTCGACCTCCGAGGCGATCGTGCGGCTCGGCGCCGATGGCAGCGCCACGCTGATCTGTGCCACCGTCGATATGGGCCAGGGCTCGGACACGGCGCATGCGCAGATCGTGGCCGAGGTGCTGAACATGCCGGTGGAGATGGTGCATGTGGTGCATCCCGATACCGACGTGGCGCCCTATGACACCGGCACGCTGGGCTCGCGCTCGCTCTATCACATGGGGCACGCGGCACGGCTGGCAGCCGAAGACGCCAAGGCCAAGCTCGAAGAGCTGGCGGCGGAGGTCGGTGCGCAGCCCGGCTCCAACGTGCCGATCTGGGAGCTCTTCGCCCGCAAGAACGGCATGCCGGTCGGCCATGTGGTCGGCACCGCGAGCTTCATCCCCGACGGTCACATACCGCCCGATCCGATGACCGGGCAGTCGCCGCATATCACGCCCTACTGGATGCTGGGCGCCACCGGGGCCGAGGTCGAGATCGACACCGAAACCGGACGGGTCACCGTGCTGAAGATGATCAACGTCGCCGACACCGGCACCCAGATCAATCCCAAGATCGTCGATCACCAGATCTCGGGCGCGTCGATCATGCAGCTTGGCCAGACCATGCAGGAGAAGGTGCATTTCGATTTCGGCCAGGTCACCAACGCATCCTTCGCCGATTACAAGATCCCGAGCATGCTCGACATTCCGCAGATCGAGACCAGCATTCTCGACGGCGCGGAGGCCGACGGGCCCTTCGGCGCCAAGGGCGTCGGCGAGACCGGCTCGTTCTGCGTCTCCTCGGCCATCGCCAACGCCGTGTTCAACGCGGTGGGCGTGCGCGTCTCGGAGATGCCGATCACCGGCGAAACGGTCTATCGCGCCATGCGCGCGGCGGCGGGCGAGCCGCTGGAGGAGGAATGA